Within Nitrospirota bacterium, the genomic segment CAAGACCTCCTCCTGGCAAGCCAGGCCGAGCGGGGGATGCGGCTTATTCAACCTGAAAGGGACTTAATTATCAAGGCACCTGACGCCAATATTATTGACCGGACTCACAAAAAGATCCGCTCTATATACACGCAGGCATACAATTGGGAACCGCCGCTCTCATCATCAATAGAAGGCCTGACCTCAACGAGTATGCGTGAATATGTAAAAGGATGGATAACCGAATGGGACCTGAAGCGTATTGATCCGCAGGTGCAGATAGAGTTGGAATTTACAAATCTTAAGCAAGATTATACAGAGAATAAAAACCTTGAAACATCAGCAGAAGAAGAAGGAAGTGCGGGGTAACACACCCGCTTGCACGCCTTTTTAAGTATTAAGTAAGTCCGGCAAATCCTTAGGTATCCTGAACCGGAATGTACGTCCGGCCTTGATCTTTTCCAAGTACCCTTTTTCCGCAAGCGTCAGTAGGTCTGCGCGGGCTGTTTGATAAACAACCCTGTGAGAGTTCTTGTGAGATTCAATTGTGTATATAAAATCCGGGTGCTTCAATGCATGCTGGATGAGTGCTTGCTGACGATGATTCATCCGGGAGACTTGTCTCAGAAGGCTTAACGTTTCCCGATACTCTAATTGTTTCCTTTTGAGATAGTCCTGCAACTCCCTTATAGCCAATCGTATCGCCCTTAGATGGTAAGTCAGAAAATAGGTGAGATCATTGTCATCATGTTCCGAGTGCAAAAATGCCTTCTGATATTGTTGTTTCGATTTCAGGAAAATTCTCGATACTGAGAGATCTCTGTAGGGGATATTTTCATTATCCCCTACAGAGATCCTCCTGAACCTTATCGGGAAGCCAATAGAGAAAGGGTTTTTCGTTTATATCTGAGATTAGTAATTAAAACATACAGCAAACTACTAACCCGTGTTAAACTCACACATACTGCCCTGCCGCAAACCCGGATGCCCATGCCCAGTGGAGGTTATAGCCGCCTAATTGGCCTGTGACATCTGTTACTTCGCCGGTGAAAAAGAGGCCGTGGACTTTATTTGACTCCATTGTCTTGGATGATAGTTCTTCAGTGTCAATGCCGCCGCTTGTTACCTCGGCCTTTTTAAACCCTTCAGTACCGGATGGAGTTATTGTCCAATTGTGAATCTGTTGTGCGATGTTTCTGAGTTCCTTGTCTGAATACTGGTTAAGCATTTTTTGATTTATGTAAGATTCACAAAATGCACGGCTAAAACGGTCAGGGAAGAATTGAGATAACAGGGTGCTGATCATCATTCTGCTTTGCCTGTTTGATGTGAGGATGTCCATAATATTTGTGTCAGGCATCAGATTGATCTGAATCTTCTCATTCGAAGATGACCGTAGCTCACCCCCACCCTGACCCTCCCCCGTCAAGGGGGAGGGGATTTTGGGTGTTTCACCAGAATTATAATACAGTGAGGCATTCAGGATTGCCGGACCGCTTAATCCCTTATGGGTGAATAGGATATTTCCTCTGAATGTACGCTTGTTGTATGTGACTAATGCATCAATTGATATGCCGCTTAGTTCCTTGAATATCCTGAACTCATCTGAGCTGAACATAAGCGGGACTAATGCAGGCTTTGCATGGATAGTATTAATCCCGAACTGTTTTGCAACAGTGTAGCCAAAGTCTGTTGCACCTATGGCCGGATAAGATAAGCCGCCGGTGGCGATAACCAATGACTCTGATTCAATAGTTCCCGAATTTGTTTTTATCTGAAAGGGGGTTTTACCGGAAGAAAACCCCATCCCCACCCTAACCCTCCCCTTGAAGGGGAGGGAATTTTCCTCTCCCTCAGGGAGAGGATTAATGTGAGGGTGGGGTTTTAACTCCTCAACCCTGCAATTTAATGCTATCTGTACATTAACCTTTTCACATTCATTGAGCAGCATCTTTATAATTGCGGCTGAGCCATCCTTACAAAACATCTGTCCTTCTTCTTTTTCATAATAACGGACATTATGTTTATCTAAGAGTTCAATGAAATGATTAGGGGTGAAACGGGCAATGGCCGACTTACAAAAGTGGGGATTGTTTGATAGATAATTTTTATCGCTTATATTTAAGTTGGTAAAATTACAGTACCCGCCTCCTGAAATACGGACCTTCTCAGCAGGCCGTTTTGCATGGTCAATAATAATAACTGAACGATTACGCCTTCCTGCCTCAATGGCACACATCAGGCCGGATGCGCCTGCACCGATAATTACAACGTCTTTTTGCATGATCCTGATAGAGCAGGCACCTACTTGATTACAAACGTATATCGAGATTCATCAAATTTAGCCATTGTGGTCTTTCATGCAATCCATTACATAATTTGTGAAGGCAATCAGGTCATCAAGGCGATGCTCAATCACATCCTTCATAATACCTGCATCAAACTCCTGATATTCGTGGACAAGAATATTCCGGAAC encodes:
- a CDS encoding NAD(P)/FAD-dependent oxidoreductase, encoding MQKDVVIIGAGASGLMCAIEAGRRNRSVIIIDHAKRPAEKVRISGGGYCNFTNLNISDKNYLSNNPHFCKSAIARFTPNHFIELLDKHNVRYYEKEEGQMFCKDGSAAIIKMLLNECEKVNVQIALNCRVEELKPHPHINPLPEGEENSLPFKGRVRVGMGFSSGKTPFQIKTNSGTIESESLVIATGGLSYPAIGATDFGYTVAKQFGINTIHAKPALVPLMFSSDEFRIFKELSGISIDALVTYNKRTFRGNILFTHKGLSGPAILNASLYYNSGETPKIPSPLTGEGQGGGELRSSSNEKIQINLMPDTNIMDILTSNRQSRMMISTLLSQFFPDRFSRAFCESYINQKMLNQYSDKELRNIAQQIHNWTITPSGTEGFKKAEVTSGGIDTEELSSKTMESNKVHGLFFTGEVTDVTGQLGGYNLHWAWASGFAAGQYV